The genomic region GAAGATCGATGCGATGGGCGGATCGGTCCCGGCAATCGAGAAGAATTTCTTCCAGACGGAAATCGCGGCGGCATCGTATGCTTATCAGCAAGCGATTGAGCGCGGTGATAAAAAAATCGTCGGGGTGAATTCGTTCAGGGATAAAGAAACGCCACCACCTCCGGTATTGAAAGTGACCGAAGAGCAGGAGCGCAGTCAAGTTGAACACCACAAACAGATTAAAGCGAATCGAGACAACGCCGCAGTGAACCAAAGACTGGAAGCGGTCGAGCAAGCGGCTCGCAACAATGAAAACATAATGCCGTATATCGTCGCAGCGGTGGAAGTGTATGCATCGGTCGGTGAAATATCGGATGCCCTGAGACGGGTTTACGGAGAGTATTAAGCATGGATTCTGCGGCTTCTGCCTATACCAAAGTCAACTTAGCAGAGACGGTACTCGGAGTGCCGGATCAATCGTGGATTGGTTCGTACCGTGAAGACCACGATGAAATCGAATCGACACAACCACGAGCGGTCGAGCTTTTGCGAGAAGGGAAACTCGGAGCGATCGTCGTTGCCAAGAAGCAAACGGCTGGTTTGGGCAGAATGGGCAAGTCCTTCTATTCGGCGCGGGAGTTAGGTCTCTATGTTTCGATAACGCTGCCGGCGCCGCCCGATTTGTCTAAACTATCGCTCGTGTCGCTATGGGCAGGGATTGCGTTACTGAGAACAGTTCGGGAAGGGGGAATCATCTTGAGTATGGTTCCCATCAATTTAACGAAACGACTCTCACTCAAATGGCCCAATGATCTGTTGCTGGATGGAAAAAAGTTAGCGGGTATCCTAACGACCAGCGTGGTTGCCGGCTCCCAGCCAATGGGGGTCGTTTTAGGTATCGGTATTAACATCAATCATGTCAGAAAGGATTTCCCCTTAGATATTCGAGACAAAGCGATCTCACTACGGGTTGCAACGGGTAAAAAATGGGAACTGGAGGATTTTCTGACCCATCTAACGGAAGTGCTGGAAAAGATGTGGCACTATCTGAAAGAACCACAGGATCAATTGCTTGCCGAATGGTTGCGCTGGGGTCCACCCATTGACACTCCCTTATCGGTTACTGAGAATGAAACGGTATACAATGGTACATTTGCTGGTTTGACGACATCTGGAGAGTTGGTTTTGCAATTACCAGATGGTACAAAGAGAACCTTTCTATCCGGTATTGTCGAACATCTTTCCATTTAACTCAGGCAGTAGGGGCGGAAGCCCCTGTCCGCCATCTAGAAACTCCGTAGGACAGACACTCTTGTCTGTCCACCGTAGCGCAGACAATCTTGTCTGCGTAATGAGATTGGAGGTTAGGCAACCCGCCTTGCGGCTCACCGCAGGAAATCATGCCTGACTTCAGCAGGGAAGTCAGGAACACGCTCAGCCAATTTCTGATTTGTGAGATAAAGAAAAATGTTTCTTGCGATCGACATCGGTAATACAAATATCACTTTTGGACTCCTCAAAGGATACGAAATGGTTGCGGAGGCGCGGGTCTCTTCGACGACGCGTCGCACTGCCGATGAGTTGCGATGGTTGATGGCGAGCTTTTTGGTCGATCATGACGCATCTGATAGCATTAAGCACGTCGGGATTGCGTCGGTCGTACTCGATGTCACTGCGGCAATGGAGCGAGCTGTAAAAAAACACTTGCCGGATATTCCTTGCGATGTAATTGGCGTAACGGTACTTCCTAACATCCCCATTTCTTATCAACCGCCCTCGGCGGTCGGAATCGATCGCTTGTGTAACGTAGTCGCCGGAGTGGCGCGGTGGGGAGCGCCGCTCATCGTAATCGATTTTGGTACAGCCACGACCGTCGATGCTGTCGATTCCGATGGTGTATATGTCGGTGGAGCGATTGCCCCCGGCATTGAAACCGCAATGCACTCGCTCGCGTCACGCACATCTCAGTTATTCAACGTACAATTGCAACTTCCTGAACAAGTGATTGGACGAAATACCTCTGATGCGATCCGCAGTGGGTTACTCTGGGGAAGTCTCGGTGCCGCTGATAATCTGGCGATTCGCTTCGCATTAGAAATCGGTGGTGAGCCTCATGTCATTGCTACCGGCGGCTTTGCCCCTTTACTTGCACCACACTCTTCAATAATCAGTGAAGTCGCGCCGTATTTAGTATTAGAGGGAATCAAACGAATCTGCGAATCTGCGTTATGATATTTCGTTTGTTTGTAGTCTCTCTCATTTTATTGTTCTCGAACCTTGCGAATGCCGCTCCCATCCGGGTTTGGCCATCAGCGCCGTCCGGAAAACCCATCGATATCGTTTATCCCCGCGAAACCGATTCGCTTGGTAGAGTTACTCTTGCTGCGTACATCGATTCTACTTTCCTACTCGGAAATGTTGCCAATCCATTGATAACGAAATTAGCAATCAACGGAAAGCCAGTCACGATTGATTCAGGTGGTGGTTGGATTGCATGGTTAAAGACCCCCTCCCGTCAGCATGATTTTACGTGGAGTTTGGTTGCTATAACCGGAAGTGATACCAACCGCTTAGCAATTCCAGTGGTTCGCACAGGCTCACCATCCATCGCCCCTCCGATAAAGCTTAAGTCACCGTTTTGGGCACTCACCAAAGAAGGTGCCCGGTTTCGCAACAGCCCTACCGGAAAAAATATCCTGTTACCGATGACCAATACTCCGGTTAAGATCCAAGCAAAATCTCGAACAAACTATTTCGCGAAACTTCCCGACGGAACCGGTGTTTGGATGGATTCTGCGAAAATCATTCGGACGAAAAAACAACCAGCAACCGGCGTTATTACAAAAGTATCAATGCAAGTCGATAAGCAGAAGCGATTAACTACGGTACAACTTATCGGCGCGATACCGACCTCATTTCATTATGAGTATGATGAGCAAAATCGGAAACTCACTTTTCGTTTGCAGAATGCCAAAGTAAAACCCGGTTTGAAAATTGCATGTTTGGCAGGCTCATTGGTGGAAAAGATAGAGTTCTTTGAAAACAATAAAGATGTTGTTGTAAATGTAAGTATTGCCAATCAATACAAATACCTCGGCTATCGTTGGGAAACCGACTCGTTAGGACTGGCATTAACGTTACGAGAAGCGCCGCCGCCGTCTGCGGAACCAAATCGACCGCTTGTTGGTTGGAGAATTGTTGTCGATCCCGGTCACGGAGGAGTTGAGTATGGATCGATTGGACCGACATGGTTCGCCGAGAAAACTGCCAACCTGGATGTCTCGAATCGTTTAACGAAACGGTTACTCGAGTTAGGGGCAGAAGTCAAGCAAACCCGTACCACTGATACTGTGATGGCACTCACAGACCGGGTGGCTATCGCTGAAAATTGGCAAGCGGACATATTATTATCGGTGCATCATAATGCATTACCCGATGGTAACAACCCATGGGATAGCACGGGCACGGCTGTTTACTTCTTTCATTCCCACTCCGAAGGACTTGCAAAAACGTTATATAAACGTTTACTTGTGCGGCTTGCATTACCCGAGCGGGGAGTATATGTTGGTGACTTTGCTATCTGTCGTTCCCAACCGCAGCTTTCGGTGTTAACTGAGGCGGCGTTTATGATTAGACCCGAGCAGGAACGTAAGTTACGAACCGAAGAATTTCGTCAGTTAGAGGCGGAAGCTCTTGCGGAAGGCTTGGTTGATTTCGTACAAATGAGTAGGTAGCATCGCGCGTAGAGATATCTTTGGAGTAGCATGTCGAATAATCATCACAATAACAGCAACAGCAGCAATCCAATTCTGATGAGTCAGGATGGTATCAAAAAGATCGAGCGTGATCTTTACGATCTGACCGAAAACAAGCGGCCCGATATGTTGCGTAGTTTGCAGGAAGCGCGCGAAAAAGGCGATCTATCGGAAAACGCTGAGTATGCTGCCGCCCGTGAGGGGTTGACTCATATCGATATTCAAATTGGGAAACTGCAACGCTTGCTTTCCCGGGTAGTACAATTCGATGAAAACGATATCAAGACCGATAAAATCGGTTTAATGTCACGGGTGAGAATTCTCAACCTGAAAACGGAAAAAGTGTTGGAGTATCGCGTTGTTGCACCCGAAGAAGCCGATCCCCGCAGCGGTTCGATATCATCGACTTCACCCGTGGGTAAAGCACTAATCGGGAAAGCAGTCGGCGAAGAGTTTGAAGTGGAAGTACCGGCCGGTTTGGTGAAGTATCGTGTTTCGGAGATTAGTAAATGATGGCACAAATTCCATTGAAATGCTATCGTAGCCGACATGACCGAGTGCTGTTTGGTGTGTGCGGCGGTTTAGCGGAATACACCGGGGTCGATCCGGTAATTGTTCGATTGGTGTTCTCCATAACCTTTTTTATTTTCTGGATC from bacterium harbors:
- a CDS encoding biotin--[acetyl-CoA-carboxylase] ligase, with amino-acid sequence MDSAASAYTKVNLAETVLGVPDQSWIGSYREDHDEIESTQPRAVELLREGKLGAIVVAKKQTAGLGRMGKSFYSARELGLYVSITLPAPPDLSKLSLVSLWAGIALLRTVREGGIILSMVPINLTKRLSLKWPNDLLLDGKKLAGILTTSVVAGSQPMGVVLGIGININHVRKDFPLDIRDKAISLRVATGKKWELEDFLTHLTEVLEKMWHYLKEPQDQLLAEWLRWGPPIDTPLSVTENETVYNGTFAGLTTSGELVLQLPDGTKRTFLSGIVEHLSI
- a CDS encoding type III pantothenate kinase translates to MFLAIDIGNTNITFGLLKGYEMVAEARVSSTTRRTADELRWLMASFLVDHDASDSIKHVGIASVVLDVTAAMERAVKKHLPDIPCDVIGVTVLPNIPISYQPPSAVGIDRLCNVVAGVARWGAPLIVIDFGTATTVDAVDSDGVYVGGAIAPGIETAMHSLASRTSQLFNVQLQLPEQVIGRNTSDAIRSGLLWGSLGAADNLAIRFALEIGGEPHVIATGGFAPLLAPHSSIISEVAPYLVLEGIKRICESAL
- a CDS encoding N-acetylmuramoyl-L-alanine amidase, producing the protein MIFRLFVVSLILLFSNLANAAPIRVWPSAPSGKPIDIVYPRETDSLGRVTLAAYIDSTFLLGNVANPLITKLAINGKPVTIDSGGGWIAWLKTPSRQHDFTWSLVAITGSDTNRLAIPVVRTGSPSIAPPIKLKSPFWALTKEGARFRNSPTGKNILLPMTNTPVKIQAKSRTNYFAKLPDGTGVWMDSAKIIRTKKQPATGVITKVSMQVDKQKRLTTVQLIGAIPTSFHYEYDEQNRKLTFRLQNAKVKPGLKIACLAGSLVEKIEFFENNKDVVVNVSIANQYKYLGYRWETDSLGLALTLREAPPPSAEPNRPLVGWRIVVDPGHGGVEYGSIGPTWFAEKTANLDVSNRLTKRLLELGAEVKQTRTTDTVMALTDRVAIAENWQADILLSVHHNALPDGNNPWDSTGTAVYFFHSHSEGLAKTLYKRLLVRLALPERGVYVGDFAICRSQPQLSVLTEAAFMIRPEQERKLRTEEFRQLEAEALAEGLVDFVQMSR
- the greA gene encoding transcription elongation factor GreA, which codes for MSNNHHNNSNSSNPILMSQDGIKKIERDLYDLTENKRPDMLRSLQEAREKGDLSENAEYAAAREGLTHIDIQIGKLQRLLSRVVQFDENDIKTDKIGLMSRVRILNLKTEKVLEYRVVAPEEADPRSGSISSTSPVGKALIGKAVGEEFEVEVPAGLVKYRVSEISK
- a CDS encoding PspC domain-containing protein gives rise to the protein MMAQIPLKCYRSRHDRVLFGVCGGLAEYTGVDPVIVRLVFSITFFIFWIGFLAYFIAYFMMPQEPKQQEK